The genomic stretch TAACCATTTGAAATGGGTGCATTTCTCCTCTTGCTTTCTGAGGAAGGCCTACTCTAACAGAGGAGCTTTCAATAAACTATCTCTTCTCATTGCAAGGCATTCCTCTTCCTGCTTTCTGAGGATGCCCTACTCTGTAACTCAGTAGTCTCTAATAAACCGTTATAACTTTACTATACTCTGCAACTCACCAAGAATTCTTTCCTGTGTGATTCAAGAACCCACTCTTGGGGTCTGGGACAAGATCATCACACCTCTTCTAGTGACTCTGCCAGGACTTCAATGAGGTGAAGTCCCAACTCAGGAATGAGGTCCCAACCCAAAGGAAACAGACTCTGCAGCATCAATGGGCTGACACAAACTCTAGTTGtaaattttcaacaaataaacCCTTACGACCTTCACCTAGTTTagaaacagaacattttcatcatcttcaGAAAATTTACTTGTTTTGTCCCAGGCACCTATATTTTCTTCCTCAACCAGAGGCTATCAATGTGTTTATTTCATCATAGGTTTATTTTGCCTGAAATAATAcaatacataaatacacaaaacACAATTTTATGTCTAACTTTTTTCACTTAGGAGGTCTGTGAGATTCATATAGGGTGTGAGCTttagttctttgtttctttgtatggCTGAGTTGTATTCTGTTATACGGATGCTATGCAATTAATTCAAACCACTGCTTTAACCCAACATCTTTTGGTGGACTACTTACAAACTGGCTCTCAAATGAATGTCAAACATTTGCTGCTAAGTTGTGGCCTTTCAGTCTTACCTGCCTTATCTAATCATTATCAAGACAGTCACTATGAGAAAACTATTCTCCAAATTATGGAAACTTAAGTCCTCCTACAAAAGGAATATTAGGGAAGACATTTCACTGTTAACCCATAGTATATTATTTCCATCTGTTAACCACAATCTTAGATAAGATGGAATAGTTTAACACTGGTGTCAGTACAACATTTCATTCATTGTACATCAGTGTTAAAACATGAAAAACCAACTCACtgtattaaaagaaattaagttcACCCATAGTCtacagcattttaaaatccaCTATATTCTTACTGGTCAAAATCAGTTACAAGTACTCAagaagcattctttttttccaaCATACTAATCTTGCAgttctgttttctactttttttgaaaGTGAGGCTAATTATTTAGTGAATGTTGATAGGAATTATCTTCACATTTCCCTGATACATGTGAAGATGTTATTCTCATCATATCAAATACTCAACTTTTTCACTATGTCTTCTATCACATCAAATAATGCTAAAGACTCCtactttattctgttttaaaGATATGTTAGTACTTCAACTCAGTGGtcctaacctttttggcaccagggactggtttcatggaagacaatttttctacaaACTGGCAAGGAGAGAGATGGTTGtgggatgaaaatgttctgccTCAGGTCGTCAGGCATTAGTTGGAGTCTcctaaggagcacacaacctagatccctcacatgcacagttcacaatagggtttatgaaaatctaatgccaccactcatctgagaggaggcagagctcaggtggtaacgCTTCCTCACCCACCACTCATGTCCTGCTGTGCAGCTCAGTTTctcacaggccacagaccagtaacCGGTCTACAGCCTGGGACTGGGGACCTCTGCTttaaatgaagtcttttttttttttttaactctttaataTAGAAAAATGCTCTAAACACGTATATGTTTACATGCATTACTACTTTATTCAAatacaaataacatatttttaaaagttttcttcacGTGTTTTACATTTGGCATTAAAATTCCATGAAAAATGTTGACGTCAATGATATTAACGTAGAAGGACCTCACATTGCtctgatgcagaaaaaaaaaacagaacacataTTTTCACATGAATGCCGTGGATTaaggaaaagcagcagcagaTTTGAAAGCTGaactatataaataatatttgctttccAAAAACCTCAAATACTgcaaatacaaatgaaatatCTATGAAATATACCTGTCAAAACATCAATGTTCTTGCTACTTTAAAAcatataagcaaataaattatctaattattttgcctttattctgTATAAAAAATACTCTTCTTTAGTATAAAGCCTGAAAGTGTCTGTGCTTTAGCTCTTTCTCACATAAATTCTCTGACACATttagacttcattttttattaaatacttcCTCACATTTATTGCATCTgcaaactttctttttctatgaacCCCTAGGTGACTCATAAGTTGATATTTTGAATAAaacttttcacatttttacatCTATAGTGTTTCTCTAGTATGGATTATCTTGAGTAAGGTTTGAgcacagtttaaaataatttgccaCATTTTTAGTATTTGTATGGAATTTTTCAGTTTATATTCTCTGCTGTTGTGCAAGGCTTGAAAAATGGTTAAAGGTTATGCCACATTCTTAACATTTGTAGGGTTTCACTCCCATATAAATTATCTGATGCACAATAAGACATGGGTAACAATTAAAAAGCTGCTCCacgttttacatttttaaagttttttttctagtatGACTTCTCTGATGTGTAATGAGGTATGACCTAgagttaaaggctttgccacattcttcacatttgtagggtctCTCTCCAGTATGACTTCTCCGATGTGTAGTGAGGTATGACCTATAGCTGAAGGCTttaccacattcttcacatttgtagggtctCTCTCCAGTATGACTTCTCCGATGTGTAGTGAGGTATGACCTATAgctgaaggctttgccacattcttcacatttgtagggtctCTCTCCAGTATGACTTCTCTGATGTGTAGTGAGGTATGACCTAGAGttgaaggctttgccacattcttcacatttgtagggtctCTGGCCAGTATGAATTCTCCGATGCTGAATAACATCTGAACTGTAACCAacggctttgccacattctttacacacatagggtttctctccagtatgagttcgCCGATGCACAGTAAGACCTGAGGAGTCACTAAAAGATTTGCTACATGCTTTACATTTGTatggtttttctccagtatgaattcgaTGATGTCGAATAAGGTGTGAACTATAAggaaaggctttgccacattctttacatttatagggtttctctccagtatgaattctctcaTGCACAATAAGATTTGAGAAACAAGTAAAAGGTTTGGCACATACTTTAcatttgtaaagattttctccagtatgaattttccGATGCTGAGTAAGGCAAGAACTACGGCTAAAgactttgccacattctttacatttataaggcttctctccagtatgaactctCTGATGCATAATAAGATTTGAAGAACGAGCATAAGATTTGCTACATACTTTACATTTGTAAAGTTTTTCTCCCGTATGAGTTGTCTGATGTTGAGTAAGGCATGAACTACGGTTAAaagcttttccacattctttacatttataaggtttctctccagtatgaattcgcTTATGTTTAGTAAGGTATGAACTACAGcgaaaggctttgccacattctttacatttgtatggtttctctccagtgtgaattctctgatgcaCAATAAGATTGGAGGAACGAGTAAAAGATTTGCTACATGCTTTACATTTGTAAAGGTTTTCTCCAGTATCAATTTGCTGCTGTTTAGTAAGGTATAAACTGCAGTTAAGGTTAAAGACTTTGCCACATTCTTTCCATTTATAAGGTTTCTCTTCAGTAGGAATGATCTGATGTTGAGTAAGATGCAAACTATGGTTAAAGCTATCCCCACATTTTCCACATCTGTATGGTTTCTCTTCGTTATGGATTATCTGCTTTCTAAGATTTGATGACTGACTAAGGTCTTTATCATATTTATTACATCTATATGAGTTTTCTCTGATATGGATGGTCTGATGTTGAATATGTTTTAATGACTGGGTACAAACTTCTACACATTTATTACATTTGTAAGACTGTTCTTGCTTCTTTTGCCCATGCATATTCTGAAGAAAGACTTTCTcaaattctttacatttgtattccttttctagaaaataattttcctgatGATTTTTAGGGCTTGAGCTTTGGTTCAAAGCTTTTTCAGAATTATTGCAACGATAATTTTTCTCTTCAATGAAAACATCTCGGTAACTATTTAGAGTAGAGCCCTGCCTAAAGAACACTGAAATTTTATCATATATGTGATGTTTTCCCCAAATATCTATTTCCTCTTGTTGATTAAGCAATGATGAATGAGTAAAGACCTTCCTATATTGATCAAAGTTATAGCTTTTGGCACAAGAAGAAAGTATTTGCCGGTGAAACAAACTTTCAACAGAGGACTCATCAAATTGATCATATTTAAAAGTCTTTTCATCATAACATCCATTGTGCCCTTCACACTCCTCCCTTTTCCAcctttttcttaaatgtaaattCTCACGATCACAGTTCCCATGTCTCCTTGATATCACTTTTTGGAATGAAGCTTCTGTGCAGTGCTCTGTCAACAGGTCCTTGTTATAATGTGAAAACACATctgaaagatataaaaattttaagaattccaATTACTAGATTCAGgtacata from Nomascus leucogenys isolate Asia chromosome 2, Asia_NLE_v1, whole genome shotgun sequence encodes the following:
- the LOC100584033 gene encoding zinc finger protein 267, whose translation is MAARPAAGTPRVLSRPDPAERPRPWPEPSLGSFAPQPRVSPRLCGEDGSVSGETQVRCPSLLTPTMEGALYTEKLQSSGKLKAENPQKEAFGVGMEGGVPKVTPQVPESSTYWNSDVHELKTMAVDLAVGLFSFRDVAVEFSLEEWEHLEPAQKNLYQDVMLENYRNLVSLGLVVSKPDLITFLEQRKESWNVKSEETVAIQPDVFSHYNKDLLTEHCTEASFQKVISRRHGNCDRENLHLRKRWKREECEGHNGCYDEKTFKYDQFDESSVESLFHRQILSSCAKSYNFDQYRKVFTHSSLLNQQEEIDIWGKHHIYDKISVFFRQGSTLNSYRDVFIEEKNYRCNNSEKALNQSSSPKNHQENYFLEKEYKCKEFEKVFLQNMHGQKKQEQSYKCNKCVEVCTQSLKHIQHQTIHIRENSYRCNKYDKDLSQSSNLRKQIIHNEEKPYRCGKCGDSFNHSLHLTQHQIIPTEEKPYKWKECGKVFNLNCSLYLTKQQQIDTGENLYKCKACSKSFTRSSNLIVHQRIHTGEKPYKCKECGKAFRCSSYLTKHKRIHTGEKPYKCKECGKAFNRSSCLTQHQTTHTGEKLYKCKVCSKSYARSSNLIMHQRVHTGEKPYKCKECGKVFSRSSCLTQHRKIHTGENLYKCKVCAKPFTCFSNLIVHERIHTGEKPYKCKECGKAFPYSSHLIRHHRIHTGEKPYKCKACSKSFSDSSGLTVHRRTHTGEKPYVCKECGKAVGYSSDVIQHRRIHTGQRPYKCEECGKAFNSRSYLTTHQRSHTGERPYKCEECGKAFSYRSYLTTHRRSHTGERPYKCEECGKAFSYRSYLTTHRRSHTGERPYKCEECGKAFNSRSYLITHQRSHTRKKTLKM